The following coding sequences lie in one Metallumcola ferriviriculae genomic window:
- the rplS gene encoding 50S ribosomal protein L19, whose product MDLIKTIEQSQLKQVPGFQPGDTMRVHVKVVEGTRERIQVFEGTVIKRRGEGLRETFTVRRVSYGVGVERTFPVHSPRIAKLEIVRRGRVRRAKLYYLRDRVGKSARIKEKRK is encoded by the coding sequence GTGGACCTGATCAAAACGATTGAACAAAGTCAACTTAAGCAGGTGCCTGGTTTTCAGCCTGGCGATACAATGCGTGTTCATGTAAAGGTTGTGGAAGGTACTCGAGAAAGAATTCAGGTGTTTGAAGGTACTGTAATCAAGCGGCGAGGTGAAGGGTTACGCGAAACCTTTACTGTTAGACGGGTATCTTATGGTGTAGGCGTTGAAAGGACCTTCCCGGTTCATTCACCGCGTATTGCCAAGTTAGAGATAGTTCGTAGAGGTAGAGTGCGGCGTGCGAAGTTATATTATCTCCGCGACAGAGTAGGGAAATCAGCAAGAATTAAGGAAAAGAGGAAGTAA
- a CDS encoding ribonuclease HII, with amino-acid sequence MLRDKSIKDIEKILLQGLLSPGMVRALRNDPRKGVNKLYQRWCQKQQQDKEEQERLAKLLAFDAGYLPANGFLAGVDEAGRGPLAGPVVAAAVILPTGVTLPLGTDDSKRLNAPKREYIAKQIKHLAFWAVGVIPPQIIDEINIHQATLRAMETALSTLCEVPEIILIDGIHTCRFPSAQIKVVKGDQKSAAIACASIIAKVERDSIMRKYSQIYPQYGFDRHFGYPTEEHRKAVIKYGVSSIHRCSFSGVKECL; translated from the coding sequence ATGTTAAGAGATAAATCCATTAAGGATATAGAAAAGATATTGTTGCAGGGTTTGCTTAGCCCCGGTATGGTTCGAGCGTTGAGGAATGACCCTCGCAAAGGGGTAAACAAACTATACCAGCGGTGGTGCCAAAAGCAACAGCAGGATAAAGAGGAACAAGAGCGGTTGGCGAAGTTGCTGGCTTTTGATGCAGGATATCTACCTGCAAACGGCTTCTTGGCCGGAGTAGATGAAGCTGGTCGCGGGCCATTGGCCGGACCGGTGGTAGCTGCAGCGGTGATATTACCAACGGGTGTGACGCTGCCATTGGGAACAGATGATTCTAAAAGATTAAATGCACCCAAAAGGGAATACATCGCCAAACAAATAAAGCATCTTGCATTTTGGGCAGTGGGGGTAATTCCACCGCAGATTATCGATGAAATTAACATACACCAGGCTACTCTCCGCGCTATGGAGACAGCACTTTCGACACTATGTGAGGTACCGGAAATTATATTGATTGATGGGATACATACATGCAGATTTCCTTCGGCCCAGATTAAGGTGGTAAAAGGTGATCAAAAGAGTGCAGCAATTGCATGTGCAAGTATTATTGCTAAAGTAGAACGGGACAGCATCATGCGTAAATATTCACAAATCTACCCGCAATATGGATTTGACAGACATTTTGGCTATCCTACAGAAGAACATAGAAAGGCGGTTATTAAATATGGCGTCAGTTCGATACACCGGTGTTCCTTTAGTGGTGTCAAAGAATGCCTGTAA
- the rimM gene encoding ribosome maturation factor RimM (Essential for efficient processing of 16S rRNA), which yields MQNGERSGDKIIIGKVTTTHGHRGELKILPLTEFPERFKEMSSVEVETNGRCQILHIDTVRKHKKFLIIKFQEIHDMDEAVLYRDADVVVSKSEVKALSEGSYYHFQLIGLDVYDEDGNYLGQIDKILEPGGHDIFAVIDRNSGKELLIPVVKEWVSQIDLIEKRVTVKLLPGLT from the coding sequence TTGCAGAACGGTGAAAGGTCAGGGGACAAAATAATCATAGGTAAAGTTACCACCACCCATGGTCACCGGGGCGAGTTAAAGATTTTACCGTTGACGGAATTTCCCGAGAGATTTAAAGAAATGAGCTCAGTGGAAGTGGAAACAAACGGACGTTGTCAGATACTGCATATTGACACGGTACGAAAACACAAAAAATTTTTAATAATAAAGTTTCAAGAAATACACGATATGGATGAAGCCGTACTTTATCGAGATGCTGACGTAGTAGTTTCTAAATCAGAGGTGAAAGCACTGTCGGAGGGTTCATATTACCACTTTCAGCTTATTGGTCTTGACGTATATGACGAAGATGGTAACTATTTGGGCCAAATTGATAAAATACTAGAACCCGGTGGACATGACATTTTTGCTGTGATAGACAGGAATAGCGGCAAAGAACTCTTGATTCCGGTTGTGAAAGAATGGGTATCACAGATTGATTTAATAGAAAAACGGGTAACCGTAAAATTGTTACCAGGGTTAACGTAG
- the ylxM gene encoding YlxM family DNA-binding protein, with protein sequence MLVKTTRMARLFDFYGELLTEKQQLMIELYYHHDLSLGEISDQLAVSRQAVHDNLRRTEKILQEYENKIKLISRYENITLEIIGLQNLLDEAVQDPHLKQRGKKMLDAVKEKLIP encoded by the coding sequence ATGCTGGTAAAAACAACCCGGATGGCTAGACTTTTTGATTTTTATGGCGAGCTGCTTACAGAAAAACAGCAATTAATGATCGAGCTTTATTATCATCACGACTTGTCGCTGGGGGAAATTTCCGACCAATTAGCAGTAAGCCGTCAGGCAGTACATGATAACCTGCGACGTACTGAAAAAATTCTACAAGAATACGAAAATAAGATAAAGCTGATAAGTCGATATGAAAATATTACATTGGAAATTATCGGCTTGCAAAATTTGTTAGATGAGGCAGTCCAGGATCCCCATTTAAAGCAGCGCGGGAAAAAGATGTTGGATGCTGTTAAAGAGAAGTTAATTCCCTAA
- the mtnP gene encoding S-methyl-5'-thioadenosine phosphorylase encodes MKIGIIGGTGLYDAGLFQDAEEQRVLTKYGEVKLMAGYAEGNQVVFLNRHGAGHKLPPHLINYRANIAALKETRVDMIIATAAVGSLREDIAPGQLVILDQFIDFTSGRKHTFFNGGADAVVHVDMTQPYCQEVRGTLIEAAHSENLPLVEKGTYICTQGPRFETPAEVAMFARLGGDVVGMTNVPEVVLAREAEICYGAVAVVTNSAAGISDTELTHQEVLDTMAANQAKLKRLLAKSTQMAEKKQCSCTDAVSSQRKLQG; translated from the coding sequence ATGAAGATAGGGATTATTGGTGGCACAGGATTATATGATGCAGGACTGTTCCAAGATGCTGAGGAACAAAGAGTCTTGACGAAATATGGAGAAGTAAAATTGATGGCTGGCTATGCCGAGGGTAATCAGGTGGTCTTTTTGAATCGCCACGGTGCAGGACATAAGCTGCCGCCCCATTTAATAAACTATCGTGCTAATATCGCCGCGCTTAAAGAAACCAGGGTGGATATGATAATCGCTACCGCAGCCGTAGGTTCGCTGCGTGAAGATATCGCTCCCGGGCAGCTTGTCATACTGGATCAATTCATCGATTTTACTTCTGGTCGAAAACATACTTTTTTTAATGGTGGTGCAGATGCTGTGGTGCATGTAGATATGACCCAACCATATTGCCAGGAGGTTAGGGGTACGCTTATTGAGGCTGCTCATTCAGAAAACCTGCCGTTAGTTGAAAAAGGCACATACATATGCACCCAAGGACCAAGGTTTGAAACTCCGGCAGAGGTTGCTATGTTTGCCCGGTTAGGCGGTGATGTGGTTGGAATGACAAATGTTCCCGAAGTGGTATTAGCACGAGAAGCGGAAATTTGTTATGGTGCCGTAGCAGTAGTCACAAATTCTGCCGCAGGGATTTCTGACACTGAATTAACCCATCAAGAGGTTTTGGATACAATGGCAGCAAATCAGGCCAAACTCAAGCGTTTACTGGCCAAAAGTACGCAAATGGCGGAAAAGAAACAGTGTAGTTGTACTGATGCAGTATCAAGCCAAAGAAAATTACAGGGGTGA
- the trmD gene encoding tRNA (guanosine(37)-N1)-methyltransferase TrmD, whose translation MMRVDILTIFPEMFKPLEESIIKRARDKGLLSVNVIDIREYTQDKHRKVDDYPFGGGAGMVMKPEPLFRAVENACDGENIPVVLLTPQGETFTQEHAQQLSRQERLILVCGHYEGVDERFRERIVSQEISIGDYVLTGGELPAMVLVDAVTRLLPGALGDDSSSQEDSFAEGLLEYPQYTRPRSFRDMEVPQVLLSGNHEAIRYWRRKMSLARTDKRRPDLLEKKILSPEDRKLLMEIKDTPPNFGNNNEG comes from the coding sequence ATTATGCGGGTAGATATTTTAACCATTTTTCCGGAAATGTTTAAACCATTGGAAGAAAGTATCATTAAACGGGCTCGAGATAAAGGGTTGCTTTCTGTCAATGTAATAGACATTCGAGAATACACTCAGGACAAGCACCGCAAGGTGGATGATTATCCTTTTGGTGGCGGCGCGGGAATGGTGATGAAGCCGGAGCCCTTGTTTCGCGCAGTCGAAAATGCTTGTGACGGAGAGAATATTCCTGTAGTGCTTCTGACACCCCAAGGCGAGACATTTACCCAGGAACACGCTCAACAACTCAGCAGGCAAGAAAGATTGATATTGGTTTGTGGACACTATGAAGGGGTGGACGAGCGGTTTCGCGAACGTATAGTTTCTCAAGAAATTTCTATAGGTGACTATGTCTTAACCGGGGGGGAATTGCCGGCGATGGTGCTGGTGGATGCGGTAACTAGATTACTCCCGGGCGCATTGGGGGATGATAGCTCTTCCCAGGAAGATTCCTTTGCTGAAGGATTGTTGGAATATCCTCAATACACCCGTCCGCGCTCTTTCCGGGACATGGAGGTGCCGCAGGTGCTTTTATCCGGAAATCACGAGGCCATTAGGTATTGGCGGCGAAAAATGTCTTTGGCGCGTACCGATAAAAGAAGGCCTGATTTGCTCGAAAAGAAGATTCTATCCCCTGAGGATAGAAAACTCTTAATGGAGATAAAGGATACCCCGCCTAATTTTGGAAATAATAATGAGGGATAA
- a CDS encoding amidohydrolase, which yields MSKILIKNGILLPMEKSLADAGDLYYQGGLFIDGNKIRAVGDIPADWRPDTVIDAAGKVVMPGFVNCHTHAAMTLLRSFADDLPLMQWLEEKIWPLEANLTGDDVYWGTMLAAREMIAGGTTTFADMYFFMDDAAKAVRDSGIRASLSRGMVGMAPNGTHALNESRELVENWQGQANGRITTMLGPHAPYTCPPEYLQKVMKLAEELGTGIHIHVAETKQEVEEITKNYGKTPVKHLAAQGLFNFPVLAAHCVHVDSEEISILANNDVKVVHNPESNMKLASGIAPVPEMLSAGINVALGTDGASSNNNLDMMEEMRSAALLHKVNKEDPTVICSYQALEMATKFGGQALGLPVGVLAPGMKADVILLDFQKPHLYPLHDVPAHVVYAAQAGDVDTVVINGKIVMEQGKVAAIDDEKLFREIRDRAVRLTRPSQ from the coding sequence ATGAGTAAAATATTAATAAAAAACGGTATTTTACTTCCTATGGAAAAAAGTTTAGCTGATGCAGGGGACTTATACTATCAAGGAGGTCTTTTTATAGATGGTAATAAAATTCGGGCTGTAGGAGATATTCCGGCAGATTGGCGGCCGGATACGGTTATTGACGCTGCGGGAAAAGTGGTTATGCCCGGGTTTGTCAACTGCCATACCCACGCTGCCATGACTTTGCTGCGGAGTTTCGCTGACGATCTGCCATTGATGCAGTGGCTGGAAGAAAAGATTTGGCCGTTGGAAGCAAATTTGACCGGAGATGATGTTTACTGGGGTACAATGCTTGCCGCCAGAGAAATGATCGCCGGTGGCACAACAACTTTTGCTGACATGTATTTCTTTATGGACGATGCTGCCAAGGCAGTTAGGGACAGCGGTATCAGGGCGTCGCTTTCCCGGGGTATGGTTGGTATGGCTCCCAACGGAACACATGCATTGAATGAAAGCAGGGAGTTGGTAGAGAATTGGCAAGGGCAGGCTAACGGCCGAATAACCACTATGCTGGGTCCTCATGCACCTTATACCTGCCCGCCGGAATACTTGCAAAAGGTAATGAAATTGGCGGAGGAACTTGGCACCGGCATTCATATTCACGTGGCAGAGACGAAACAAGAAGTTGAAGAGATTACCAAAAATTATGGTAAAACCCCGGTAAAACACTTGGCGGCTCAAGGTTTATTTAATTTTCCGGTGCTGGCGGCTCACTGCGTTCATGTAGACAGTGAAGAAATATCTATTCTAGCTAATAATGATGTAAAAGTAGTTCATAATCCGGAAAGTAATATGAAATTAGCCAGTGGCATTGCTCCGGTGCCGGAAATGCTATCGGCCGGAATTAATGTAGCGCTGGGGACAGACGGTGCATCTAGTAACAACAATTTAGACATGATGGAAGAAATGCGGTCTGCCGCTTTGCTCCATAAGGTAAATAAGGAAGACCCAACAGTGATTTGTTCTTACCAAGCTTTGGAAATGGCCACCAAATTCGGTGGCCAGGCTTTAGGATTGCCAGTGGGAGTCTTAGCACCTGGAATGAAGGCGGATGTGATACTTCTGGACTTTCAAAAACCGCATCTCTATCCGTTACATGATGTTCCAGCTCATGTTGTCTACGCTGCCCAAGCGGGGGATGTAGACACCGTGGTGATTAATGGTAAAATCGTAATGGAACAAGGCAAAGTTGCGGCTATTGATGATGAAAAACTTTTCAGGGAAATAAGGGACAGGGCTGTAAGACTCACACGACCATCTCAATAA
- a CDS encoding KH domain-containing protein: MRELVVLLAKALVDNPEAVEVNEIEGEKSVILELKVAPDDMGKVIGKQGRIAKAIRTVAKAAAAKEGKRVVVEILQ, from the coding sequence GTGCGGGAATTAGTTGTACTATTGGCCAAAGCTCTTGTAGATAACCCGGAAGCGGTAGAGGTAAATGAAATTGAAGGTGAAAAATCCGTAATTCTTGAATTGAAAGTAGCTCCTGATGATATGGGCAAAGTTATTGGTAAACAGGGAAGAATTGCAAAGGCAATCAGAACTGTAGCAAAGGCAGCGGCAGCTAAAGAAGGAAAACGGGTAGTTGTAGAAATTCTGCAATAA
- a CDS encoding RNA methyltransferase, protein MVTTRKGRLYAALLHYPVYNKRMDVINTSVTNLDIHDIARSAATYDLNGYFLIQPLAEQREMVNRIISYWHSERGAQFNPDRQKAFERVDVFDSLELMIEEVVQKDGKRPILIGTDARVFPQTVGYGMVRRMLHEDKSFILLFGTGWGIKRELMEQVDLVLEPIYGAGDYNHLSVRSAAAIILDRLCGEKWW, encoded by the coding sequence ATGGTAACCACACGAAAAGGTAGGCTGTACGCAGCATTGCTGCACTACCCCGTGTATAATAAAAGAATGGATGTTATCAATACTTCGGTAACTAACCTGGACATTCATGATATTGCCCGCTCAGCTGCCACCTACGATTTGAATGGTTATTTTTTGATCCAACCTCTGGCAGAGCAGCGAGAAATGGTGAATCGGATTATCAGCTATTGGCATTCAGAGCGAGGTGCCCAATTTAATCCTGATAGGCAAAAGGCTTTTGAACGGGTGGATGTATTTGATAGTTTGGAGCTAATGATAGAAGAGGTGGTCCAAAAGGATGGAAAGAGACCCATTCTTATTGGTACTGACGCTCGTGTGTTTCCACAAACGGTAGGATACGGGATGGTTCGCCGGATGCTGCATGAAGATAAAAGCTTTATCTTATTGTTTGGCACCGGTTGGGGCATTAAACGGGAATTGATGGAACAAGTAGACTTAGTACTAGAGCCAATCTACGGTGCAGGAGATTACAATCATTTGTCTGTCCGCAGTGCAGCTGCAATTATCTTAGATCGGCTCTGTGGAGAAAAATGGTGGTAG
- the ylqF gene encoding ribosome biogenesis GTPase YlqF, protein MSIHWYPGHMAKAERKIKEALTLVDLVVELRDARAPLASSNPRLDELAGIKPRLVILNKQDLAEGGITEEWAKYLSAEGQLAVPFNSLTGNRRLIIDKIKLLGQPILDKRSQKGLRPRAIRSMAIGVPNIGKSSFINRVVKKAAMKTGQKPGVTRGQQWFKLGKEVEMLDTPGVLWPKFESPDIGLRLAWIGCISDSVFDVFEALLSLIKWLSDNHPQSLAHRYDLSLPLGEPLEVLKVIGTKRGCLLSGGKVDYEKTAELVLREFRSGKLGNFSMEVPPN, encoded by the coding sequence ATGAGTATCCACTGGTATCCGGGACATATGGCAAAGGCCGAAAGAAAAATCAAAGAAGCTTTGACACTTGTCGACTTGGTTGTGGAGTTACGGGATGCTCGGGCCCCCTTGGCTTCGTCTAATCCGCGCTTAGACGAGCTTGCTGGAATAAAACCGCGCTTAGTGATTTTAAATAAGCAAGACTTAGCTGAAGGGGGAATTACCGAAGAATGGGCTAAATATCTTTCGGCTGAAGGGCAGTTGGCTGTACCTTTTAATTCTTTGACTGGGAACAGGAGGCTGATTATTGATAAGATTAAGTTGTTGGGTCAGCCTATCTTAGACAAAAGAAGCCAAAAGGGTTTAAGACCACGAGCTATTCGCAGCATGGCAATTGGCGTGCCTAACATTGGCAAATCTTCTTTTATTAACCGAGTGGTGAAGAAGGCAGCGATGAAGACAGGTCAGAAACCTGGGGTAACCAGAGGTCAGCAGTGGTTCAAATTAGGTAAGGAAGTAGAGATGTTGGATACGCCGGGGGTACTATGGCCAAAGTTTGAAAGCCCGGATATTGGATTAAGGTTAGCATGGATAGGATGTATCAGTGATAGTGTATTTGATGTTTTTGAAGCGTTACTGTCATTAATTAAATGGTTATCCGACAACCATCCGCAATCCTTGGCGCATCGTTATGATTTATCGCTACCATTGGGCGAACCCTTGGAAGTATTGAAAGTAATCGGAACTAAGCGGGGTTGCCTTTTATCCGGCGGCAAGGTGGATTATGAAAAAACGGCTGAGCTGGTGCTTCGGGAATTTCGTTCGGGTAAGTTGGGAAATTTCAGCATGGAGGTCCCGCCTAATTAA
- the ffh gene encoding signal recognition particle protein gives MAVFSGLAEKLQNTFSKLKGKGKLSEADVKTALREVRLALLEADVNYKVVKEFVAKIQERAVGEEVFHSLTPGQQVIKIVNEELTTLMGGSQTGLNMSSKPPTVMMMVGLQGAGKTTTSGKLANQLRKKGRRPLLAAADVYRPAAIKQLQVLGEQLEIPVYSLGDKNSPVHIAKGAVEHAKIHGNDTVIIDTAGRLHINADLMNELRDIKETVQPHEILLVVDSMTGQDAVNVSKEFNEQLGVTGVVLTKLDGDTRGGAALSVKAVTGCPIKYAGVGEKLDALEPFHPDRMAGRILGMGDMLSLIEKAEETFDQEKAKQLEQKLRQQQFTLEDFLDQLEQMKSMGPLEDIISMLPGMGNVKQLENLQVDEKELVRTEAIIQSMTAEERRKPEIINGSRKKRIAAGSGARVQDVNKLLKQFSQSKKLMQQYAGAGQGKMAKKMAKKAKKSGMGLPFFK, from the coding sequence ATGGCTGTTTTTTCCGGATTAGCGGAAAAATTACAGAACACCTTTTCAAAACTTAAAGGAAAAGGGAAATTATCTGAGGCGGATGTAAAGACAGCATTGCGGGAAGTACGACTGGCTTTACTAGAAGCAGATGTTAATTATAAGGTTGTTAAAGAATTTGTAGCGAAAATTCAAGAACGTGCGGTTGGGGAAGAGGTTTTTCACAGCTTGACCCCAGGGCAACAGGTTATAAAAATAGTCAATGAAGAGCTGACCACCCTAATGGGTGGCTCTCAAACGGGCCTAAACATGAGTTCTAAACCACCGACTGTGATGATGATGGTAGGACTTCAAGGTGCCGGTAAAACCACAACCAGCGGCAAACTTGCCAATCAATTACGTAAAAAAGGCAGGAGACCGCTGCTGGCGGCGGCGGACGTCTATCGCCCGGCGGCAATCAAGCAATTGCAGGTGCTTGGCGAACAATTGGAGATACCTGTTTATTCTCTCGGGGATAAGAATAGCCCCGTGCATATTGCTAAAGGTGCGGTTGAACACGCGAAGATTCATGGCAACGATACGGTAATTATTGATACGGCGGGCCGACTACACATCAATGCTGATTTGATGAATGAATTACGAGATATCAAAGAAACTGTTCAACCCCACGAAATTCTCTTGGTGGTTGACTCCATGACCGGGCAAGATGCCGTTAATGTCAGTAAAGAATTTAATGAACAATTAGGGGTTACTGGTGTAGTTCTCACTAAGCTTGATGGTGACACTCGTGGTGGTGCGGCGCTTTCTGTAAAAGCTGTTACCGGTTGTCCGATCAAATATGCGGGCGTTGGCGAAAAACTCGATGCATTAGAGCCTTTTCACCCGGATAGAATGGCCGGGAGAATTCTTGGTATGGGTGATATGCTGAGTTTGATTGAAAAAGCGGAAGAAACATTCGACCAGGAGAAAGCAAAACAATTGGAACAAAAACTTCGTCAGCAGCAGTTTACATTGGAGGACTTTTTGGACCAGTTGGAACAAATGAAATCAATGGGGCCGCTGGAGGATATAATTTCCATGCTTCCGGGCATGGGAAATGTCAAGCAGTTGGAAAACCTGCAAGTTGATGAAAAGGAACTGGTTCGTACTGAAGCAATTATTCAATCAATGACCGCCGAAGAACGACGAAAACCTGAAATTATTAATGGGAGCCGCAAAAAGCGGATTGCAGCGGGAAGTGGCGCAAGGGTACAGGATGTAAATAAATTGTTAAAGCAATTTTCACAATCCAAAAAGTTGATGCAGCAATATGCCGGTGCTGGACAGGGGAAAATGGCCAAAAAAATGGCTAAAAAGGCTAAAAAATCCGGTATGGGTTTGCCCTTTTTCAAATAA
- the mtnA gene encoding S-methyl-5-thioribose-1-phosphate isomerase, with the protein METMSWQGDRLLLLDQQKLPSEIKQINCFDYLAVADAIRTMKVRGAPAIGAAAAFGMVLGAMEFSGGNVSALKKHLEKVAEVLLNTRPTAVNLFWAVKRMQQSMSVHLDETPAAVIKVLEKEAEEIFREDVELNKKIGYFGSKLIPQNAAILTHCNAGSLATAGYGTAIGVIRTAHSDGKQVTVFADETRPLLQGARLTAWELQEDRIPVTLITDSMAGYLMQLGKIDLVIVGADRIAANGDVANKIGTYSLAVLAKAHAIPFYVAAPYSTIDMALTDGSQIVIEERDHEEVRRIGGIMTAPVGIPVFNPAFDVTTARLISAIITDKGVVSAPYQEELKKITGGGSQ; encoded by the coding sequence GTGGAAACGATGTCTTGGCAGGGAGACCGATTACTATTGCTGGATCAGCAAAAGCTGCCAAGTGAAATTAAACAAATTAATTGCTTTGATTATCTTGCTGTTGCGGATGCTATCCGGACTATGAAAGTAAGGGGGGCACCGGCTATCGGGGCTGCTGCGGCCTTCGGAATGGTATTAGGGGCGATGGAATTTAGCGGTGGCAATGTTTCGGCTTTGAAAAAGCACCTAGAGAAAGTGGCGGAGGTCCTTCTCAATACGCGGCCAACCGCCGTAAACCTCTTTTGGGCAGTGAAGCGAATGCAGCAGTCAATGTCGGTGCATTTGGATGAAACTCCGGCAGCAGTGATAAAAGTACTGGAAAAAGAGGCGGAGGAGATATTTCGGGAGGATGTGGAGTTAAACAAAAAGATCGGCTATTTTGGCAGCAAACTAATCCCGCAAAACGCTGCAATTTTGACACATTGCAATGCAGGCAGTCTGGCTACGGCAGGATATGGAACAGCAATAGGGGTTATTCGTACCGCACATTCTGATGGTAAGCAGGTAACGGTTTTTGCAGACGAGACCCGTCCACTGCTTCAGGGTGCCAGATTGACAGCCTGGGAATTGCAGGAGGATCGAATACCGGTAACGTTAATTACCGATAGTATGGCAGGTTATTTAATGCAGTTGGGGAAAATTGATTTAGTGATAGTTGGAGCGGACCGGATTGCTGCCAATGGAGATGTGGCCAATAAAATAGGCACGTACTCTTTGGCTGTGCTGGCCAAAGCACATGCTATTCCTTTTTATGTTGCGGCACCGTACTCGACCATTGATATGGCTCTTACTGACGGTAGTCAGATCGTCATTGAAGAAAGGGATCATGAGGAAGTGCGTAGGATTGGCGGAATTATGACGGCTCCTGTGGGGATTCCGGTATTTAATCCGGCATTTGATGTGACGACGGCACGGTTGATTAGTGCCATTATAACTGATAAGGGTGTTGTTAGCGCGCCTTATCAGGAGGAGTTAAAGAAAATTACCGGGGGTGGCAGCCAATGA
- the rpsP gene encoding 30S ribosomal protein S16 has protein sequence MATKIRLKRMGAKKDPFYRLVVADSRSPRDGRFIEEIGYYNPVKSPEELLVKEDRALHWLGTGAQPSDTVKALFRKAGVWEKFQNR, from the coding sequence GTGGCAACTAAAATTAGACTAAAAAGAATGGGTGCTAAAAAAGACCCTTTCTATCGATTGGTAGTGGCGGATTCCCGCTCTCCCAGAGATGGTCGTTTTATTGAGGAGATTGGTTATTACAATCCCGTAAAATCTCCCGAGGAATTGTTAGTTAAAGAGGATCGGGCACTGCATTGGTTAGGCACAGGTGCTCAACCATCCGATACCGTCAAGGCACTGTTCCGCAAAGCGGGAGTGTGGGAGAAATTCCAGAACAGATAG
- the lepB gene encoding signal peptidase I, producing MVKKFIAETVQSLAIALVLAFVIRLLIFQPFYIPSRSMVPALKPGDRIIVSKFDYWFKQPHRGEVIVFKYPVNPDTDFVKRIIGLGGDTLAIRDNNLYIDGKKLEEPYLSQNLVMQDFGPVTVPKGTLFMMGDNRNDSKDSRFWGPLDKDLIIGRAIIRFWPLNRMGLIK from the coding sequence TTGGTTAAAAAGTTCATAGCGGAGACAGTTCAGTCATTAGCTATTGCACTGGTGTTGGCATTTGTAATACGCCTGCTAATCTTCCAACCATTCTATATTCCATCCCGATCAATGGTACCCGCTTTGAAACCAGGGGACCGAATAATTGTAAGCAAGTTTGATTATTGGTTTAAACAGCCCCACCGTGGAGAAGTCATTGTTTTTAAATATCCGGTGAATCCTGATACCGATTTTGTAAAAAGAATAATTGGTCTCGGAGGGGACACCTTGGCAATTCGCGATAATAATTTATACATTGACGGGAAGAAGTTAGAAGAACCCTATCTGAGTCAGAACCTGGTTATGCAGGATTTTGGTCCGGTAACAGTACCTAAAGGTACATTGTTTATGATGGGAGATAACAGGAATGATAGTAAAGATAGTCGGTTTTGGGGTCCACTGGATAAAGATTTGATTATTGGTAGGGCTATCATCCGTTTTTGGCCGTTAAATAGGATGGGATTGATTAAGTAA
- a CDS encoding NADH-quinone oxidoreductase subunit A: MLQDYSGIGVFFIVGLVFPIILLGTAWLVRPKRPSPEKLSTYECGLETQGPTWVQFKISYFLYALIFVVFDVETVFLYPWAVQFRSLGWFAFVEMIIFIAILVIGLWYAWKEGALEWM, translated from the coding sequence ATGTTACAAGATTATTCGGGGATTGGTGTATTTTTTATCGTTGGCTTAGTTTTCCCAATCATTCTTTTGGGGACAGCGTGGCTGGTGAGACCTAAGCGTCCGAGTCCGGAGAAGCTTTCCACTTATGAGTGTGGATTAGAGACTCAAGGTCCTACATGGGTGCAGTTTAAGATTAGTTATTTTCTTTACGCATTAATTTTTGTTGTTTTTGACGTTGAAACAGTGTTTCTTTATCCCTGGGCAGTACAATTCAGATCTTTGGGATGGTTTGCCTTTGTGGAGATGATTATTTTCATTGCCATCCTCGTGATTGGCCTGTGGTATGCTTGGAAGGAAGGAGCATTGGAATGGATGTAG